In Marinobacter sp. es.048, the following proteins share a genomic window:
- a CDS encoding PAS domain-containing protein: MAFYNRRKLELQDALEKLEAAENRIRDLESDFQAVEQAVAVLVMTQDGIIERANNRFVDLLGYKPEKLIGQHHRAFCTSNYATSEDYIRFWRELVTGNVKQGSFPAVHADGRDVWLEARYSPVKGEQGVSTRVIALIGGIRESATDFDD; the protein is encoded by the coding sequence ATGGCGTTTTACAACCGAAGAAAGCTGGAATTGCAGGATGCGCTTGAAAAGCTGGAAGCCGCTGAGAACAGGATTCGGGATCTGGAGTCGGATTTTCAGGCTGTTGAGCAAGCCGTGGCGGTTCTCGTTATGACGCAGGATGGCATTATTGAGCGGGCGAACAACAGATTCGTGGACCTCCTCGGCTATAAGCCAGAGAAGCTTATCGGCCAGCACCATCGGGCTTTCTGCACCAGCAATTATGCTACAAGCGAGGACTACATCAGATTCTGGCGTGAACTGGTTACCGGCAATGTTAAGCAGGGCAGCTTTCCGGCTGTCCACGCCGATGGACGTGATGTCTGGTTAGAGGCTCGTTATTCGCCGGTGAAGGGCGAGCAGGGCGTGTCAACGCGGGTAATTGCATTAATTGGCGGAATCCGGGAATCAGCAACGGATTTTGATGACTAG
- a CDS encoding isocitrate/isopropylmalate family dehydrogenase, which yields MDSRISVTSPLVILHGDEMAQVAFEHILKKFVSSRLDIQLEEIDLSAENRLLTNGQVVIDAINSLQRHGVGVKNAGMTVNRQQLEDLLRKHPDVDGNNLNPLATKSPNGAIRKGISGNITREDIQFRNLNIRRPEWVGRDIEVDTMEFGGIKDSFNQLSLATGVVKLMFVGSSGDPVELHRREIRKGDPWLLATNDIEDVKAWAHRFFQRAIAEKRDVYLGLKDTVIPGYDGAMRSVIEDIYHSDYKKQIEDLGLNYYYELIDAQAARIVSNPPERALWGVPDNTTGRKLLKLVNQLKEFGIPARGAHVSISRMSAGGGDQYGSFNMAAKEDGILKVIVDGDEKHARRVRKGDPMLLMSNDREAIKDWVLQVFRDASRKDKEVYFGLKREYMEYDEVYSEVITEVRRELASEHTPPPSFMIMRPSSQLKKMITDPPRNALYPSQNLDGDIFSDISAALGGSLATASSIIESKDGTMLFEAPHGTAHDLYLKYLESDGKVAHFNPSALIFALGNALETLGEREGNEPLSQYAVQLKAALTDTVDQGIVTADLKGKTVDPDSEQVVDMIGFLEAVEEALQ from the coding sequence ATGGACAGCAGAATCAGTGTGACCTCGCCTCTCGTGATCCTTCATGGCGACGAAATGGCCCAGGTTGCGTTCGAGCATATTCTCAAGAAATTCGTGAGCTCACGGCTTGATATTCAGCTTGAAGAAATTGACCTGTCTGCGGAGAACCGCCTGCTGACCAATGGCCAGGTGGTTATTGATGCCATCAATTCGCTCCAACGCCACGGAGTGGGTGTAAAGAACGCGGGCATGACGGTAAACCGCCAGCAGTTGGAGGACTTGCTCCGCAAGCACCCGGATGTGGACGGCAACAACCTGAATCCTCTGGCGACCAAGTCTCCGAACGGCGCTATTCGCAAGGGCATCAGCGGCAATATCACCCGGGAAGACATCCAGTTCCGTAACCTCAACATCCGCCGCCCCGAGTGGGTAGGGCGTGACATTGAGGTGGATACCATGGAATTCGGCGGCATCAAGGACAGCTTCAACCAGCTTTCCCTGGCAACCGGCGTGGTCAAGCTGATGTTTGTGGGCAGCAGTGGCGACCCGGTAGAGCTTCATCGGCGAGAGATTCGCAAGGGAGATCCGTGGCTTCTTGCGACGAATGACATCGAGGATGTGAAAGCCTGGGCGCATCGCTTTTTCCAGCGTGCAATCGCAGAAAAACGGGACGTATACCTGGGCCTCAAGGATACGGTGATCCCCGGCTACGATGGGGCCATGCGCTCGGTGATCGAGGACATCTATCACAGTGACTACAAGAAGCAGATTGAAGACCTGGGGCTGAATTACTACTACGAACTGATCGATGCCCAGGCAGCCCGCATTGTTTCCAATCCGCCGGAGCGTGCGCTCTGGGGTGTGCCGGATAACACCACCGGGCGCAAACTGCTCAAGCTGGTGAACCAACTCAAGGAATTTGGCATTCCAGCACGCGGGGCCCATGTGTCCATCTCACGGATGAGCGCTGGCGGCGGCGACCAGTATGGTAGCTTCAACATGGCGGCCAAGGAGGATGGCATTCTCAAGGTGATCGTTGACGGTGACGAGAAGCATGCCCGCCGGGTCCGGAAAGGCGATCCAATGTTGCTTATGTCCAATGACCGTGAAGCCATCAAGGACTGGGTTCTGCAAGTGTTTCGGGATGCTTCCCGCAAGGACAAAGAGGTGTATTTCGGTCTCAAGCGCGAGTACATGGAGTACGACGAAGTCTACAGCGAGGTCATTACCGAAGTGCGCAGGGAACTGGCCAGCGAGCATACACCGCCGCCCTCGTTCATGATCATGCGGCCGTCCAGCCAGCTTAAAAAGATGATCACGGATCCACCGAGAAATGCGCTTTATCCCTCCCAGAACCTCGATGGGGATATCTTCTCGGACATTTCCGCCGCTCTCGGAGGAAGCCTGGCGACGGCCAGTTCAATCATCGAGAGCAAGGACGGAACCATGCTGTTCGAGGCGCCCCATGGCACCGCCCATGATCTTTACCTGAAGTATCTCGAGAGCGACGGTAAGGTTGCTCATTTCAACCCCTCGGCGCTGATTTTTGCGCTGGGCAACGCCCTGGAAACCCTCGGTGAGCGGGAAGGTAACGAACCCCTGAGCCAGTATGCCGTGCAACTCAAGGCGGCGCTGACCGATACTGTTGATCAAGGCATCGTTACGGCAGATCTGAAAGGCAAAACCGTGGACCCCGATTCGGAACAAGTGGTGGATATGATCGGTTTTCTGGAAGCAGTCGAAGAAGCGCTCCAATGA
- a CDS encoding malate:quinone oxidoreductase encodes MNVIIIGAGIMGTTFATLAKELAPELDITILERLDGPGTGNSWVFNNAGTGHEANCELNYTPVDEEVISVEKAEKIHAQFNVAKQFWAYLVQTGAIKDPKSFINQTKHCTIVSEPSIPELKLRFKEMSAHHFFEKMRYSEDFDEIKSWIPYTMEERPRHEKMAATVIETGTDVNFGALTEQMAEHAVNELGVKIEYGTHVKRVHRSPAGSWLVETKSGGVDRQYKADVLFVGAGGGAFPILKKSHLPFARRFTGFPVGGRFLQAPISAEQAEQYRAKTYGKAKVGAPPMSVPHLDLRVADGQYYLLFGPFASFKPVLERGRGFLDYLRSMRLHDIPGLLNVALEHFPLVKYLVSETFKGEKSMFEELDSFAPGMSKKFNWKPVEAGQRVQIIRDGDLQMGTEILVSNDKTYGTLLGASPGASVSPEVMLRCLEQLLPSIFTSEEAGKKKKEIFPEDNLDTLAKNPERYREIRDAVNERLGITPSAAQQD; translated from the coding sequence ATGAACGTAATCATCATTGGCGCAGGAATAATGGGCACCACTTTCGCAACTTTGGCGAAAGAGCTGGCACCGGAACTGGATATCACCATTCTTGAAAGACTGGACGGCCCCGGAACAGGCAATTCCTGGGTGTTCAACAATGCCGGCACCGGGCACGAGGCGAACTGTGAGCTGAACTACACCCCGGTGGACGAAGAGGTTATCTCGGTCGAAAAGGCTGAGAAGATTCACGCTCAGTTCAATGTAGCCAAGCAGTTCTGGGCGTACCTGGTTCAGACGGGCGCTATCAAAGACCCCAAATCTTTTATAAACCAGACCAAGCACTGCACCATCGTCTCTGAGCCATCTATTCCTGAGCTGAAACTCCGCTTCAAAGAGATGTCGGCCCATCATTTTTTCGAAAAAATGCGCTACTCGGAAGATTTCGATGAGATCAAAAGCTGGATCCCATACACCATGGAGGAGCGTCCTCGGCATGAAAAAATGGCGGCAACGGTTATTGAAACGGGTACGGACGTCAACTTCGGTGCGTTGACCGAGCAAATGGCTGAGCATGCGGTGAACGAACTGGGTGTAAAGATTGAATACGGTACCCACGTCAAACGTGTACATCGAAGCCCGGCTGGTAGCTGGCTTGTGGAGACGAAGAGTGGAGGAGTTGACCGTCAATACAAGGCAGACGTGCTGTTTGTCGGTGCCGGTGGCGGCGCCTTCCCGATCCTGAAAAAGAGCCACCTGCCTTTTGCCCGTCGATTCACCGGCTTCCCGGTTGGCGGTCGTTTCCTGCAGGCGCCGATCAGCGCCGAGCAGGCTGAGCAATATCGGGCCAAGACCTATGGCAAGGCAAAGGTTGGTGCCCCTCCAATGTCGGTCCCGCATCTGGATCTAAGGGTAGCCGATGGCCAGTATTATCTGCTGTTCGGTCCCTTTGCCTCGTTCAAACCGGTTCTTGAGAGAGGCCGTGGTTTCCTGGATTACCTGCGTTCCATGCGCCTGCATGACATACCGGGCCTACTGAACGTCGCGCTTGAGCACTTTCCCCTGGTCAAATACCTGGTTTCGGAGACCTTCAAAGGTGAGAAGAGCATGTTCGAGGAGCTGGACAGTTTCGCTCCGGGCATGAGTAAAAAGTTCAACTGGAAACCGGTCGAGGCAGGCCAGCGTGTGCAGATCATCCGGGATGGTGACCTGCAGATGGGAACTGAGATTCTGGTCTCAAACGACAAGACCTACGGGACGCTACTGGGTGCGTCGCCCGGGGCTTCGGTATCGCCGGAAGTCATGTTGCGTTGCCTGGAACAGCTCTTGCCGTCTATTTTTACCAGTGAGGAAGCAGGTAAAAAGAAAAAAGAGATATTCCCCGAGGACAATCTGGACACCCTGGCCAAGAATCCGGAGCGTTACCGGGAAATCCGCGATGCCGTTAACGAGCGGCTGGGCATCACACCGTCAGCGGCTCAGCAAGACTGA
- a CDS encoding thiamine pyrophosphate-dependent dehydrogenase E1 component subunit alpha, protein MTTTKSKVVYSPVFTDGAEFRIPTFKLLKQDGKLYKSAKAPDLDKDKALRIYRAMVTTRILDERMLAAQRQGRLSFYMQCTGEEAAVIGSAAALDDADMIMAQYREQGALAYRGFTIDEFMNQLFGNDMDYGKGRQMPVHYGSKKLNYMTISSPLATQIPQAAGYAYGQKLRGEGLCTITYFGEGAASEGDFHAALNMAAVHRVPVIFLCRNNGYAISTPAAEQFAADGVAPRAYGYKMDVIRVDGNDILAMYQATQEARKLAVEHNRPVLIEAMSYRLAAHSSSDDPSGYRSKDEEAVWREKDPILRMRLWLESKKWWSEDDEKQLQENMRREVLETMKKAQKRLPPPLESLVSDVYDEVPPALAEQFDKLKAHIRRYPDEYPKSAEHAKGGA, encoded by the coding sequence ATGACAACAACAAAGTCCAAAGTTGTGTATTCCCCAGTGTTTACCGACGGCGCGGAATTTCGGATTCCCACGTTCAAGCTTCTGAAACAGGACGGCAAGCTCTACAAGAGCGCCAAAGCTCCTGATCTCGACAAAGACAAGGCCCTTCGCATCTACCGGGCCATGGTCACCACCCGGATACTCGACGAGCGCATGCTTGCCGCCCAGCGGCAGGGCCGCCTGAGTTTTTACATGCAGTGCACCGGCGAAGAAGCTGCCGTGATCGGCAGTGCGGCAGCGCTGGATGATGCCGACATGATCATGGCGCAGTATCGGGAGCAAGGCGCCCTCGCCTATCGCGGCTTTACCATCGACGAGTTCATGAACCAGTTGTTCGGCAACGATATGGACTACGGCAAGGGCCGCCAGATGCCGGTGCATTATGGTTCGAAGAAGCTGAACTACATGACCATTTCCTCGCCGCTGGCCACCCAGATTCCCCAGGCCGCAGGCTATGCCTATGGTCAGAAACTGCGGGGCGAAGGTCTCTGTACCATTACCTATTTTGGTGAAGGCGCCGCCTCGGAAGGCGACTTTCATGCTGCCCTGAACATGGCTGCAGTTCATCGGGTTCCGGTGATCTTCCTGTGCCGCAACAACGGGTACGCCATTTCTACGCCGGCCGCCGAACAGTTTGCTGCCGACGGCGTTGCGCCCCGGGCGTACGGTTACAAGATGGACGTGATCAGGGTGGATGGTAACGACATTCTTGCGATGTATCAGGCCACGCAGGAAGCGCGAAAGCTGGCGGTAGAACATAACCGCCCGGTGCTGATCGAGGCCATGAGCTATCGCCTGGCCGCCCATTCCTCCTCGGACGACCCCTCCGGCTATCGCAGCAAGGATGAAGAAGCCGTGTGGCGCGAGAAAGATCCGATCCTGCGCATGCGCCTCTGGCTGGAAAGCAAGAAATGGTGGAGCGAGGACGACGAGAAGCAGCTGCAGGAGAACATGCGCCGCGAAGTTCTCGAAACCATGAAGAAGGCCCAGAAACGGCTTCCACCACCACTTGAATCATTGGTGAGCGATGTCTACGACGAGGTCCCGCCGGCGCTGGCTGAGCAGTTCGATAAATTGAAGGCACATATCCGCCGCTACCCGGACGAATACCCGAAGAGTGCCGAACACGCCAAGGGAGGAGCTTGA
- a CDS encoding alpha-ketoacid dehydrogenase subunit beta yields MSKMNMLQAINNALDTAMAENERVLCFGEDVGVFGGVFRATSNLQQKYGKARCFNTPLVEQGIIGFANGLAAQGSVPVAEIQFADYIFPAFDQIVNESAKFRYRSGNLFDVGGLTIRAPYGGGIAGGLYHSQSPEAYFAHTPGLKIVVPRNPHQAKGLLLAAIHDSNPTLFFEPKRLYRASVGEVPDEDYRLPLGEAEVTKEGTDVTILGWGAQMEVIDQAVERAEKDGISCEVIDLRTILPWDVETVANSVFKTGRLVVTHEAPLTGGFAGEIAATIQERCFLYLESPIARVTGMDTPFPLVLEKEHLPNHLKVYEAIRASVEF; encoded by the coding sequence ATGTCCAAGATGAATATGCTCCAGGCCATCAACAATGCCCTCGACACCGCCATGGCGGAAAACGAGCGAGTCCTGTGCTTCGGTGAGGATGTGGGTGTTTTTGGCGGCGTTTTCCGTGCCACCAGTAACCTGCAGCAAAAATACGGCAAGGCCCGTTGCTTTAACACGCCTCTGGTAGAGCAAGGCATCATCGGGTTTGCCAACGGCCTGGCTGCGCAGGGTTCGGTGCCGGTCGCAGAGATCCAGTTTGCCGACTACATCTTCCCGGCATTCGATCAGATCGTGAACGAATCCGCCAAGTTCCGCTATCGGTCAGGCAACCTGTTCGACGTTGGCGGGCTGACCATTCGCGCCCCATACGGCGGCGGCATTGCCGGTGGCCTGTACCACTCCCAATCACCGGAAGCCTACTTTGCCCACACCCCGGGTTTGAAAATCGTGGTGCCGCGTAACCCGCATCAGGCCAAAGGGCTACTGCTTGCTGCGATCCACGATTCAAACCCGACCCTGTTCTTTGAGCCCAAGCGACTGTACCGGGCCTCGGTGGGTGAAGTGCCTGATGAAGACTATCGCCTGCCTTTAGGCGAAGCAGAGGTAACCAAGGAAGGTACAGACGTGACGATTCTGGGCTGGGGCGCCCAGATGGAAGTGATTGACCAGGCTGTAGAGCGGGCCGAGAAAGACGGCATCTCCTGCGAGGTCATCGACCTCAGAACCATTCTGCCCTGGGATGTGGAAACCGTCGCCAACTCCGTGTTCAAGACCGGAAGGCTGGTGGTCACCCACGAAGCTCCCCTGACCGGCGGATTCGCCGGTGAAATCGCCGCCACAATTCAGGAGCGCTGTTTCCTGTATCTGGAGTCTCCGATCGCTCGGGTAACCGGGATGGACACCCCATTCCCATTGGTGCTGGAAAAAGAGCACCTGCCCAACCACCTGAAGGTCTACGAGGCCATCAGGGCGAGCGTTGAATTCTAG
- a CDS encoding dihydrolipoyllysine-residue acetyltransferase produces the protein MSDFILPDIGEGIVECELVKWLVSEGDVIEEDQPVAEVMTDKALVEIPAPYKGRVTRLYYKEGDIAKVHAPLFELVDESEGAGQATAPTSPEPANSEPANEASAESATRPAPDDGTTEDFILPDIGEGIVECEVVEWRVAEGDEIEEDQPVVDVMTDKAMVEITAPKAGRVTKLYHQQQAMARVHAPLFAFIPRDREEPDEPKAKAEPAAQLATATASPVATASRQRVPASPAVRRLVREHELNLADIPGSGKDGRVLKADVLAHLEDGSKPAQAPAVADDTQAATTGGARRQAAPEQEVRVEPIRGMKAAMVKSMVKSATTIPHFIYSEDIDVTDLLKLREQLKPEAEARGSRLTLMPLFMKAIALAVQEYPVLNSQLNDDVTEIHYLSQCNIGMAVDGKAGLMVPNIKGVESLSLLGIADEVARLTEAARSGRVSQEDLKGGTITISNIGALGGTYAAPIINAPEVAIVALGRTQKLPRFDANGQVVERAIMTVSWAGDHRIIDGGTIARFCNRWKGYLESPQTMLLHMG, from the coding sequence ATGAGTGATTTTATACTGCCCGATATCGGCGAAGGTATCGTGGAATGTGAACTGGTCAAATGGCTGGTTAGCGAAGGCGATGTCATCGAGGAAGATCAGCCCGTGGCCGAGGTTATGACCGACAAGGCCCTGGTGGAAATTCCGGCGCCCTACAAGGGCCGTGTAACCCGCCTCTACTATAAGGAAGGTGATATCGCCAAAGTTCACGCGCCGCTGTTTGAGCTGGTGGATGAAAGCGAAGGTGCTGGCCAGGCAACGGCGCCCACTTCGCCTGAACCGGCGAATTCCGAGCCTGCAAACGAAGCCAGCGCGGAGTCCGCTACACGCCCGGCGCCTGACGATGGTACGACCGAAGACTTTATTCTGCCGGATATCGGCGAAGGCATCGTTGAGTGCGAAGTGGTGGAATGGCGTGTCGCCGAAGGTGACGAAATCGAGGAAGACCAGCCGGTTGTGGACGTCATGACCGATAAGGCGATGGTTGAAATTACCGCACCCAAAGCCGGGCGCGTAACCAAGCTGTACCACCAACAGCAGGCCATGGCCAGGGTTCATGCCCCGCTGTTTGCATTTATTCCCCGGGATCGGGAAGAGCCGGACGAGCCAAAAGCGAAAGCGGAGCCAGCTGCTCAACTCGCAACGGCGACTGCCTCACCTGTGGCTACGGCCAGCCGACAGCGCGTCCCAGCAAGCCCCGCTGTCCGACGCCTGGTTCGAGAGCACGAGCTCAACCTCGCCGATATACCTGGCTCCGGCAAGGATGGCCGTGTTCTGAAAGCCGATGTATTGGCTCATCTTGAGGACGGCTCAAAACCGGCCCAAGCTCCGGCAGTCGCCGACGATACGCAAGCGGCCACCACGGGCGGCGCCCGCAGGCAGGCTGCGCCCGAACAGGAAGTTCGGGTCGAGCCTATCCGGGGCATGAAAGCCGCCATGGTGAAAAGCATGGTGAAATCGGCCACCACCATTCCTCATTTTATTTACAGCGAGGATATCGACGTTACCGACCTGCTCAAGCTGCGAGAACAACTGAAACCGGAGGCAGAAGCACGGGGCTCAAGACTGACGCTCATGCCCCTCTTCATGAAGGCGATTGCGCTCGCCGTACAGGAATACCCGGTTCTAAACAGCCAGCTCAACGATGACGTAACGGAGATTCACTACCTGTCCCAGTGCAATATCGGTATGGCGGTGGATGGCAAGGCGGGGCTTATGGTGCCGAACATCAAGGGCGTTGAAAGTCTGTCCTTGCTGGGCATTGCCGACGAGGTGGCGCGTCTGACCGAAGCGGCCCGGTCTGGCCGCGTCAGTCAGGAAGACCTCAAGGGCGGCACCATCACCATCTCCAACATAGGGGCACTGGGCGGCACCTACGCAGCGCCCATTATCAATGCGCCGGAAGTGGCCATTGTTGCCCTGGGGCGGACCCAGAAACTGCCCCGGTTTGACGCCAACGGCCAGGTGGTGGAGCGCGCCATCATGACCGTGAGCTGGGCCGGCGATCATCGCATTATCGACGGCGGCACCATCGCCCGATTCTGCAACCGCTGGAAAGGTTATCTGGAATCGCCCCAAACCATGCTCCTGCATATGGGCTGA
- a CDS encoding protein kinase domain-containing protein: protein MAQKTQLQQFYIPEEQSIYLLSHDDAKKLKDWVALCAAQLRQLGYRDIELIGKGAYGFVFSGRLPGTAIGGPEHVFKFTRINLPRHLQDRLEDEAYILEQVRHPRVPRLISYQRANNQPILVMERAAGLNLEEVSLREGRLKPRLIMRIADQLADILRNLRRENGPAGRPIVHGDIKPSNLVFDASTENIALIDWGSSVFAQLDANQQFITANVMELMSDNLQQTNARLGDVYFIGDEQLNGGLSSPRFDEQGAAGTLYALASAQSCRFGHRAIPATSLGLPMEFARMLDGMLSPNPDTRRKAGDYYLGEMSRMARTVMIDLPERPVVAQVPVWVRASDQEIDTVVYSSRKSFLREEGAPETLNDVNDVQLDRYYKNFMQGMGETEKAFLAAVSRLGRYPVEGGLAVRWETDGIYIDTSLNLHHPALKSAFVQAVNNMVYLAQAIYRKGIFKSCLFNARNTLHIDRDEPDQPFLVSTDMKLHYEVSAAPEVEDESRVHSYFEDGPDPEEFLVLPETIIRSLEALNHIHHTGMIIFEALPRHLKIHSHYRLLDPDREQEFRQLLDEILSSVEQITGLGVSGFMKMPYKDTRHFPHIERMPEKYYPRNPRYESRTIPDIRQNEQLGN, encoded by the coding sequence ATGGCGCAGAAGACTCAACTGCAGCAGTTCTACATCCCCGAAGAGCAGTCGATCTATCTGCTCAGCCATGATGATGCCAAGAAGCTCAAGGACTGGGTGGCGCTCTGCGCTGCCCAGCTCCGGCAACTCGGCTACCGGGACATCGAGCTGATTGGCAAGGGCGCTTACGGCTTTGTGTTTTCTGGCCGCCTACCAGGAACGGCGATTGGCGGCCCGGAACACGTGTTCAAATTCACCCGCATCAACCTGCCCAGACATCTTCAGGACCGCCTCGAAGACGAAGCCTACATTCTTGAACAAGTCCGGCACCCCAGGGTGCCCAGGTTGATCTCCTACCAGCGAGCCAATAACCAGCCGATTTTGGTGATGGAGCGCGCCGCCGGTTTGAATCTGGAAGAAGTGTCCCTGCGTGAAGGCCGCCTGAAACCCCGACTCATCATGCGCATTGCGGATCAGCTTGCCGACATCCTCCGTAACCTGCGCCGCGAAAATGGCCCTGCCGGCAGGCCGATCGTTCATGGCGACATCAAACCCTCCAATCTGGTCTTTGACGCCAGCACGGAAAACATTGCCCTGATTGACTGGGGCTCTTCCGTATTTGCCCAGCTCGACGCCAACCAGCAATTCATCACGGCCAACGTGATGGAGCTGATGTCCGACAACCTGCAGCAAACCAACGCCCGGCTCGGTGATGTATATTTTATCGGCGATGAGCAACTGAACGGCGGGCTGTCTTCGCCCCGTTTTGATGAACAGGGCGCAGCTGGGACGCTCTATGCCCTGGCCTCCGCGCAATCCTGCCGCTTTGGCCATCGGGCCATCCCGGCCACTTCCCTGGGCCTGCCCATGGAATTCGCCCGGATGCTGGATGGTATGCTCTCGCCGAATCCGGACACCCGCCGCAAGGCCGGTGATTACTATCTCGGAGAAATGTCGCGTATGGCCCGCACGGTGATGATCGACCTGCCAGAAAGGCCGGTCGTGGCTCAGGTTCCCGTTTGGGTGCGGGCCTCAGACCAGGAAATCGACACCGTAGTTTACAGTTCCCGCAAGTCGTTCCTCCGCGAGGAAGGTGCACCGGAAACCCTCAACGACGTCAATGACGTGCAGCTGGACCGCTACTACAAGAACTTCATGCAGGGCATGGGCGAAACCGAAAAGGCATTCCTCGCCGCCGTCAGCCGGCTCGGGCGCTACCCGGTGGAAGGCGGCCTGGCCGTGCGCTGGGAAACCGATGGGATCTACATTGACACGTCCCTGAATCTGCACCATCCGGCCTTGAAGTCGGCGTTTGTACAGGCGGTCAACAACATGGTGTACCTGGCTCAGGCAATCTACCGGAAAGGCATTTTCAAAAGCTGCCTGTTCAACGCACGGAACACTCTGCACATTGATCGCGACGAACCCGACCAGCCATTTCTGGTGTCAACGGATATGAAACTGCATTATGAGGTCAGCGCCGCACCAGAGGTGGAAGACGAAAGCCGCGTACACTCCTACTTCGAAGACGGCCCAGACCCGGAGGAGTTTCTCGTGCTTCCTGAAACCATCATCCGTTCCCTGGAGGCACTGAACCATATTCATCATACAGGCATGATCATCTTCGAAGCCCTGCCACGCCATCTCAAAATCCACAGCCACTATCGGCTGCTGGATCCGGACCGGGAGCAGGAGTTCCGCCAACTGTTGGACGAAATCCTGTCATCGGTGGAACAGATTACCGGCCTGGGCGTGTCGGGTTTTATGAAAATGCCTTACAAAGACACCCGACATTTCCCCCACATTGAACGCATGCCCGAAAAGTACTATCCCCGAAACCCAAGATACGAAAGTCGCACGATTCCCGACATACGACAGAATGAACAATTGGGGAATTAA